A DNA window from Tachysurus vachellii isolate PV-2020 chromosome 20, HZAU_Pvac_v1, whole genome shotgun sequence contains the following coding sequences:
- the LOC132863670 gene encoding alpha-1A adrenergic receptor-like: MDTERLIKSIIRGIMCLAGIIGNNWLCISSLPKSISQLRPSDVLFINLAVSNLITNYLVDTLNIFHTEQYIPAGKVFCSIRFFLPEFSETSSILSTMFITMFWHQKLVGSLKRGGAPVQMDNLHFISVMLTGSWSFALVFNISRLFFVAEISENVTTAECKEELPSPEADQAYKVVYVTLVNVFPLIGILYASIQITLTLMQNEKRMNKMGAEFRNEGNTTSAEKSRENTNNAATVKSFKSQAKTRSLVRAAKSVVAVAIIFLICWVIHLTIIIISSISPSSVTEDIESFIGASYTCIIPYIYLYGVQKLTCSRRAGRTVGEERVVSQ, translated from the coding sequence ATGGATACAGAACGCTTGATAAAGTCTATAATCAGAGGTATTATGTGTCTGGCTGGAATCATTGGTAACAACTGGCTGTGCATCAGCTCTCTCCCAAAATCTATTTCTCAGCTTCGACCTAGCGACGTTCTCTTTATAAACTTGGCTGTATCCAATCTGATCACTAATTACCTTGTGGACACCCTGAACATTTTCCATACTGAACAGTACATACCTGCAGGAAAGGTGTTTTGCAGCATTCGATTTTTCCTACCTGAATTCTCGGAGACCAGCAGCATATTGAGCACCATGTTCATCACCATGTTCTGGCATCAGAAGCTTGTGGGCTCTCTGAAGCGTGGAGGAGCTCCTGTGCAAATGGATAACCTCCACTTCATCAGTGTGATGCTGACTGGAAGCTGGAGTTTTGCGCTTGTCTTCAACATTTCTCGTTTATTCTTCGTTGCTGAAATCAGCGAGAATGTGACTACTGCTGAATGCAAGGAAGAGCTGCCTTCTCCAGAAGCCGATCAGGCCTACAAGGTAGTATACGTCACGCTTGTGAATGTCTTTCCGCTTATTGGGATTCTTTATGCAAGTATTCAGATCACGCTTACACTGATGCAGAATGAAAAGCGAATGAACAAAATGGGGGCAGAATTCAGAAATGAAGGAAACACAACCTCAGCCGAGAAAAGTAGAGAAAACACTAATAACGCAGCAACAGTTAAGTCTTTCAAGTCGCAAGCCAAAACACGAAGTCTGGTAAGGGCTGCCAAGAGCGTGGTGGCAGTGGCCATTATTTTCTTAATTTGCTGGGTAATTcacctcaccatcatcatcattagttCCATCTCACCATCCAGTGTGACAGAGGACATAGAGAGCTTTATAGGAGCATCCTATACATGCATCATCCCATATATTTATCTGTACGGTGTGCAAAAGCTGACCTGCTCCAGGAGAGCAGGACGTACGGTGGGTGAAGAGCGAGTAGTAAGTCAGTGA
- the LOC132863669 gene encoding gonadotropin-releasing hormone II receptor-like translates to MDTESLIKTIIRGIMCLAGIIGNNWLCISSLPKSISQLRTSEALFINLAVSNLITNYLVDTLDIFENEDMPVGELFCRFRFFLPEFSETSSLLTTMIITVYWHQKLVGSLKHGGAPVRMDNLHVIAMLLTATWSFSFFFNLPHFVLSGVSSGNMTVPECEEVLPSAEAEQAYNIVYTILTNVFPICVVLYASSQIAITLIENENRMKNMGEEVKNEGNASNNKSGDNTNNVSTVTKSKAQAKTGGLVRAAKSVMAVAILFLICWTIHLIVRITDSISPTSVIEDIESFIGASYISTIPYIYLYGVQKLTCSTC, encoded by the coding sequence ATGGATACAGAAAGCTTGATAAAGACTATTATCAGAGGAATTATGTGTCTGGCTGGAATCATTGGTAACAACTGGCTGTGCATCAGCTCTCTGCCAAAATCTATTTCTCAGCTTCGAACTAGCGAAGCTCTCTTTATAAACTTGGCTGTATCCAATCTGATCACTAATTATCTGGTGGACACCCTCGACATTTTCGAAAACGAAGATATGCCTGTGGGTGAGTTGTTTTGCAGATTTCGATTTTTCCTACCTGAATTCTCAGAGACCAGCAGCCTCTTGACCACCATGATAATCACTGTTTACTGGCATCAGAAGCTTGTGGGCTCTCTGAAGCACGGAGGAGCTCCTGTACGAATGGACAACCTCCACGTCATTGCCATGCTGCTGACAGCAACCTGGTCCTTCTCATTTTTCTTCAACCTTCCTCATTTTGTGTTATCCGGTGTAAGCAGTGGGAACATGACTGTCCCAGAATGCGAGGAAGTGCTGCCATCGGCAGAAGCCGAACAAGCCTACAATATAGTGTACACGATACTCACAAATGTGTTTCCAATTTGTGTTGTTCTTTATGCAAGCAGCCAGATTGCGATTACACTGATAGAGAATGAAAATAGAATGAAGAATATGGGTGAAGAAGTCAAAAATGAAGGGAATGCCTCAAACAACAAAAGTGGAGACAACACAAATAATGTATCAACAGTCACCAAGTCCAAGGCACAAGCTAAAACAGGAGGTTTGGTGAGGGCTGCCAAGAGCGTGATGGCAGTGGCCATTCTTTTCTTAATTTGTTGGACAATTCACCTCATTGTCAGAATAACCGATTCCATCTCACCAACCAGTGTGATAGAGGACATAGAGAGCTTTATAGGTGCATCCTATATAAGCACCATCCCTTATATTTATCTGTACGGTGTGCAAAAGCTGACCTGCTCGACATGTTAA